The following are encoded together in the Zingiber officinale cultivar Zhangliang chromosome 8A, Zo_v1.1, whole genome shotgun sequence genome:
- the LOC122012736 gene encoding RING-H2 finger protein ATL13-like, whose translation MAERSLLSAPPPPPPPSPSLVDFGNRITPSILLIIVILAIIFFVSGLLHLLMRYFLRPSNRDPETMGHATTFQGELQQLFHLHDAGVDQAFIDALPVFQYKSIAGVKDPFDCAVCLCEFEGDDKLRLLPKCSHAFHTQCIDTWLLSHSTCPLCRASLLYDLSPSHSGSSMAVVLEVGGENSSREIGFGSQRRESESIDDEISAKEEEIDVAVKLGKFRSVEIGGSEAQGSSSGEVNQRRCFSMGAYEYVMEDRSVLRVSIKPVKNTASFKKPGQRIARSECDGNSRREGFNEFNAARSSRCDERNAHKLLDGLPKKESFSVSKIWLRQGKEDVETRRAVSFRLPVIQSGKTDLKLKQSSSPFAATAQLNGSKWRSENVSELELELESDAEEVGGFDGAVSRVDETPSFARRTLLWITGRQNKIENCV comes from the coding sequence ATGGCGGAAAGGAGTCTCCTTtctgcacctcctcctcctcctcctccttctccttctctagtAGATTTTGGGAACAGGATCACCCCCAGCATCCTATTGATCATAGTAATCCTGGCCATCATCTTCTTCGTCTCTGGTCTCCTTCACCTGCTCATGAGGTACTTCCTCCGGCCCAGCAACAGGGACCCGGAGACAATGGGGCATGCCACGACCTTCCAGGGGGAGCTACAGCAGCTGTTTCATCTCCACGACGCCGGGGTCGACCAAGCCTTCATCGACGCCCTCCCCGTGTTCCAGTACAAGTCCATCGCCGGCGTCAAGGACCCCTTCGACTGCGCCGTCTGCCTTTGCGAGTTCGAGGGCGACGACAAGCTCCGGCTGCTCCCCAAGTGCAGCCACGCGTTCCACACCCAGTGCATTGACACCTGGCTCCTGTCCCACTCCACTTGTCCGCTGTGCAGGGCGAGCCTCCTTTATGATTTGTCGCCTAGCCACAGCGGCAGCTCCATGGCGGTTGTTCTTGAAGTCGGCGGGGAGAACAGCTCCCGAGAGATCGGTTTTGGTTCCCAGAGAAGGGAATCCGAGTCAATTGACGATGAAATATCAGCGAAGGAGGAGGAGATCGATGTGGCTGTTAAACTTGGGAAATTTAGAAGCGTGGAGATCGGTGGAAGTGAGGCGCAAGGCAGCAGCAGCGGTGAAGTGAACCAAAGGCGGTGCTTTTCCATGGGGGCGTACGAGTACGTTATGGAGGACAGGTCCGTTCTTAGGGTTTCCATCAAGCCGGTGAAGAACACGGCGAGCTTCAAGAAGCCCGGGCAACGAATCGCCAGGTCGGAGTGCGACGGCAACTCCAGAAGAGAAGGGTTTAATGAGTTCAATGCGGCGAGAAGCTCAAGATGCGATGAACGGAATGCCCACAAGTTGTTGGATGGCTTGCCTAAAAAAGAGAGCTTCTCGGTGTCTAAGATTTGGCTGCGGCAGGGGAAGGAGGACGTGGAAACAAGGAGGGCAGTGTCGTTTAGATTGCCTGTGATTCAAAGTGGAAAAACAGACCTTAAGCTGAAGCAGAGCAGCAGTCCATTCGCCGCCACGGCTCAGCTCAATGGTTCTAAGTGGCGCAGTGAGAACGTGagtgaactggaactggaattgGAATCAGACGCGGAGGAGGTTGGCGGCTTCGATGGAGCAGTGTCAAGGGTGGATGAAACACCTTCATTTGCGAGAAGAACTCTTCTCTGGATTACAGGGAGGCAGAACAAGATAGAAAATTGCGTTTGA